tccaatccaccGTCAAAGTTGCTTCAGCACAAGAACTGTCAGTGTGTCAGGTCAAGCCTTTCGTATCAAAGTTCAAACGCAAATGGTGCTTCAGAGGAAGGGAGCAATCCAATTATCCAAAGTCAGCTGCTGCCAACAGTCTGTCTAGGGCCCGGTGGGTTGGATTGGTTAGGGCCCAATAAAATGGGCCTGTGCTATCCAGAAAAAATAGGCCCACTCCCAGTCCATCCAATCCAACAACCaattctccaaaaaaaaaagttgtcaaaaaaaattctcaaaaaaacaACAACCCAACAACCATTAATTGGACGCTTTCACCTCGAGAAGGCAAATCACGCGCAAAGCCACCTCcgcgtcatcgtcgtcgtctcctctcctctccaagCAAGCGAGGCGGCCTTGAGATCTCCtactcctccgcgccgccatggACGCCGTGGACTCGGTGGTCGACCCGCTCCGGGAGTTCGCCAAGGACAGCATCCGCCTCGTCAAGCGCTGCCACAAGCCCGACCGCAAGGGTAGCCGCCGAGCCCCAGATCCCCGACCCCCGTGCGCTGCTGGCTGCGAAAAATCTCGCCGGATCTGATGGGCTGGCTTTTGATGCGCGCAGAGTTCACCAaggtggcggcgcggacggcgatCGGCTTCGTCGTCATGGGCTTCGTCggcttcttcgtcaagctcatCTTCATCCCCATCAACAACATCATCGTCGGGTCAGGCTGATCCGGTCCCGGCAGGTATATACTTTGCGCCTCACGCCTCTCCCCGATCTGGTTTCTACCCGCCTTCGGTCAATTTTTTTGTGCCCCGTATGTGCTATTCGATGGATCTCTTAGAGCGATCGAACTCTGCTTAGAACGGTTTCAATTTCATATCGAGTCATGTGATTTGATCCCGCAGAGGTCGAATAAGGCTTGTGCTCGTACGTTCACCTGGTTGGCTCTTGTGCTACACAGTATGATTGGTCTGGAAGTTTTTTAGTCTCGAATCAGTACCTGTGTGGCCTTAAAATTCTCTCGTGATGTTCACTTGGTATTTGCTAAATTAGACGAGTTAACCTGATTTTTGACTATGGTTGTGTTCTGGCTCCAGAAAAAGATAACCAGTGATGATTCAGTCAAGCTAGATTTTGGAAGTTCTGATGTTAAATATGTAGCTGATGGTGATAAACAAAATGCTGTTTCTTTTAACATCCTGCAAACTTCTTCAGTTGCACTTCCAAAACACAGAAATTAAATGTGGAGTACTTGACTCTGCAATTCAAACTCTTAGCCAGCTGTTTTTAGCTAGATCATGTCAGCTGTAAGCTCAACAGGATGATCCTGCAAGTCTATGGTCTGCCTTGTAATGGTGATGTGCTTAACATTAGTTGTATGTACAATAACCAAATTGACCAGACTATTGGGTACCTCCTTCATAGATATGGGATTTTAGGAATCACAGGTTGCTCAATAGATTGATCATTCGTAAAGAAATATTGTTTCCCGCTTTTAGATCAACTGATGATATTTGTGTTATAGTGATTGGTGCTTTGTGCTATTACCTCCTAGCAAGCATAATGAAATGACAATCCATGGATTCACTTCATGTAATCATTCCCAAATTTCTTTTGCATTTGGGTTTTAGATGAACATAGTGTGTCCAATTGAGCATCATGACCAGTTCTAATGGTTATTTTGTTGCCTCTGCTGCAGGTGAGGGGCTGCAGGACCTGGCAATGGCAACAATACCTTGGAAGCAGTTTTCAGCCCTATATCGTAAACAATCATTTAGGCTTTCTTTTTGTTAAGGACTGCTCCCCCTGTTTTGTCTCGAAAGATTGTATTGGTACCCTTGAAACTCCTTTTGTAACCTGATACTGATTAGGCATTGGTGAGCTAACAGGTGACAAAATCCAATGGTTACAGTTTCCCTCACCTGTTTACCTTGTCTTCTTGGTTATGTTGTGGTTTGGCTCCGTTCCTGATTCCTTGCAGGTGGACGCTGTCTGTTCAGTGGTAGCAACCGTAACATGGTTGGTTTAACCAGGACAGGTTTGGATTTGTGAATTGCTTGCAGGTCTGGCCTTAATGTGCTGTTTGGTTGGCAAATCGCTATGAGCAAACGGTATCAGAAGACCCTGGCATTTTTTTACAATGTAACATAATACAAACTTTGTTTGGACGTGAAAATTTTGAGCGCCGCTGGAAAGGTGGGTAACGGGATGTGGAAAGGTTTGGATTTGTGAATTGCTTGCAGGTCTCTGACCTTAAGGTTCTGTTTGGTTGGCAAACCGCTATGAGCAAACGGTATCAGAAGACCCTGGCATTTGTTACACTGTAACAGAATACAAACTTTGTTTGGACGCGAGAAATTTGAGCGCCGCTGGAAAGGTGGGTAACGGGATGTGATACACCTCGCTTTCAGGGAAATCAACTTTGTATTGTACTGTAATCGCTTACCATGTTATCTGAATACATCGCATCCATACCAAACAAAATCTAACAGGAACGATTTCACGGTGTAAATGGATAGCATCCATTTTGTACCGAACCAAACATTACCTAAGTGGTACCATGCTTCGTTTAAACTTTAAAGGGTTCTGTTTGTCCATGTAATGTTCGTACATCTGAGCGAAAGGCCCACAAGGCCGCATATCACTACCGAGTGAATCGACCAACAATGAGCCACATTACAGATTTTACTCAGAGCAATATGTAAAAACAATTCGTCAGCATACATAGAATTCTCAATCTTCCAACAGACCATGAAAGATAGCCACCAAGCTTAACAGTTAAGTGTATCAAGAAAACAGATTAGATGGTCACCAAGCTCAACAGTCAAGTCTACCAAAAATAAACGAATTGAAAACAGGTTATCTGTAGGTTTACACGGCACAACATGCAAACCAACCGACCGAACCGGCCCCTACGAGGCAGCAGCACGGAGCTAGTGCCTGCTGGATATGCTGAAGGAAGAGACCTTCATGGGCGTGGCCACAACCAGTGGCGCCTCGGGGGAGTCGCTGATGGCGTACTTGTCGTGCATGAAACGACTGGCCACGATGGACTCGTCCTTCAGGATGACCTTGTAGCAGTAACAGCTTTTCAGGCCTTCCTGGTACTGGTAGCACTCGTGCTGGCTGTTCTTCACCTGCAGGAAGTTCCACACCACGCTGTACTTCCCCACTGTGGCCACAAGGTGCCGCTCCTGCTTCCCATTCTCCGTCACCTGGGCATGGATATCATAGCAGGTTATTCAAGATGTACCAGACACAGCAAGTTGTCACCAGCATACATTCAAGTTCATATCATACTAATAGTTTTAAAGAAGCTGAAACAAAATGCTCCACTGAACTGCATTCAAATGATACAAGGATGCATCATAAGCACATACTAGTAGTTTTAACAGTATGATACAGCATCACACTAATTTTCCAGCACACTTCATTTCCATGACAAGTGAAAATTGGTAATCATCATACTAGAAGGCAACACCCAACAAACATGCATTGGTCACAGCATCCTATAGTATGAAATATTTAACATAACAAATGACTGGCATACACAACTCTAAAACCCCAAAAGACATGTATTGAATGTCAGGGTGTGATTAAACAGGGGAAAAGGCCCAATCATTATAAGCAAAGGCCACACAATAGAACCTACCACCAATGTAAAGCTGAAGCATTTCGACATGATCTATACTCTTATAAATTGACAATTACAGGTCACTAAATATAGCAGAATAACAAATACTGTGGGTTCTGATCATGCACAGTATCAGAATGCTACCCAAGAAGTGCAATGACCATTTGTATAGTCAGTGGTAATCTGAACATAATTTCATAGTAAGAAAGTGGCAAGCTATACTCACCCAAGAGAACCTTCCCTCCCGGAATCTGTTATTTGCACCTGCGAGATGAGAGTCCAGTGGGTTGAGCTTCAGCAGCCTTGGAGCAGCAATTCTGTGACCCATTCTCCCACTAAATCCGGTCTTCTCCTTTCCATCCTTGTCAATGAAAATGGTGCATATTAGAATCAGGTATGTATCTGTTGTTCCCAAGATCCATTTTCCATCATAAGTCACATCTAGATGAGTAATTGGAGAACCCAGTCCTGGAAAGGCTGTCTTCGCCATCCTCATAGAACTCTTCGAATACAATCGGATCTTCCCATCCAATGATCCCACAACAATGGACCCATCACCAGTAGAAGCAAAACACTGAAAGTTTGTTCCCCGGGAAAACTGATGACCCTGGGTCCATTGCAATACTGGTGATTCAGTTGCAGTTGCAAGGTTCTGCACAATACCCCTCCGGTCCCTCATATCCCACCTGCACAACCGATTGTCATCCAGCCCCAAGAAGGTGGATTCCGACGGATCCATCTGAGCACCTTTGCTATCATTCGTAATATCCCTCATGTTAATGTCAGCTCCATCTTTCTCAAATTTCCATTCCGACACCACTTTCCCAGTCTCAATGTCGAGCTGATGAACACCCTTGGCATGAGGCTTCCCATCAGTGGCGGGGCTCATCAAGAGCATGTTCGTCTCTGCCCGCATCAGAAGCGCCTTCTTGGGAGTTGAGAAGTTCGTGCTCCCCCCAGAAAACTTCACAGACATCCCCTtgccatgtatcccatgttcaAAATTCCTGACAACCTGAATTCCTGAATCTCCGACAAGGAAGCTGTTATCCAGCGCGCCAAGCGCAAGACTCTGAATCCCACTGCCCTCCTCAACCGGCTCCTCGAACTCCCTGAGATCCTCCATCAGTGGCTTCATTGCGGGGGTCCGCGGTGGCATCGGGCTGCGCTTGGGCCCCGGAGAAAACCCGTCGGTGGCATCCTCCCAAATGGACTCGTCACCATCCTCcgggcgcgcccacgccgcgaaGTCCTTCCCGAACACCTTGGCACGGCCCTCATCGGTGGCGGCGACGCCGTAGCTGTTCTCGAACAGGCAACTGTGATACTTGGCGCAGAAATCACCGAAGCCGTCAGCGTGGAGGAACTTAAGGGCCCAGACGCCGTCAGCGACGAAGTCCACCCGGCGCTGCGCGGGGAAGGTCTTGAGCTGCAGCTCGGGCCCGACCCTTGCCCGGATCTTCGACCCCACGACGAGGCACCAGGGCCCGGAGGCGGgcgcgtcgtcgtcctcgtcgtcgccggcgcggacgaaggatgcggcggcgaggcggtcggAGACGATCCACTtggcggacggggaggagccgcCGATGTGGAGGTACAGCTTGACGGCGTTAAGGGCCGCGGGGTTGGCGGTGGGGGCGAGTCCGGGGCTAGGGTTCGGGGAGATGGGCTCGTTGTACTTGAGGTGGAGGCTGCGGAGGTGGCGGTCGATGGCGTCGATGGAGGCGGGGgttgccgcgcccgcgccgctggccgccttggaggaggcggaggccgggggcggcgtgCCGTAGTCGGAGGAGTTGTCCGAGGCCCGGGACTCCGCGTCCTCCGAGTCGGAGTCGGAGAGGTCCAGATCCTCGCGGCTGTGCGAACcccccatggcggcggcggcggcggcgggcggctagggtttcggcGAGGAGGTGtggatgggggggggggggggggcgcggaGCGGAGGAGGAGCGTGCGGGGATTTGAAATTTGGGGGCGGAGAGGGGAGGCCGAGGAAGGTGGAGATGGGGTTTTGCGTTGCGAGTGGGGAAGGAGATCTGGGAGACGAAATGATGAATACAATAGGAATTCCAATACGGAAGGCCAAACGGTACGCAGTTCAAACTGAGATCCGTAGGACCGTGACAGTGACACCCAAGTGCTTGATCTGAACTCAAGTGATTCAAAAGTTTCAAAGTGAATATGCAGCTCGAAATTCATAACAAGAATAATAGTTtcccagtttttttttaaaaaaaatgggtgtttatatttttttcaagtTTTGATATCTCAAATTACCAAATGAAAATTGTGAGAATTACACTGCTGCAGTCTCACAATCTATTACTACTGTTTGTCCAATGATCTGAAGACGGAAACTGAAAGTCGATGAACAGGACCACAATACTGCTGTTTTTTTCAAGTTTTGATACCTcaaattaccaaataaaaatgTGAGAATTATACTACTGCAGTCACACAATCTATTACTACTGTTTCGCCAATGATCTGAAGACGGAAATTAAAACTCTGACGAACAGGACCACGAGAAAAGAGAGAACGTTTGCAGGAGTTGGGTTCAGTACTTCAGTGGCCTACCCTGGTCTCGGCTGAAGCTGAAAAGAACCATAGCATGCCGAGATTTTTCCGCAGGTTAAATCGTAAGGATCCAACAAGATACCTCCGTCTGTTGCACTGTTGGTGCCATTGCCGCCACAGCATTGCTCACAAAAAGATTAATGACACTTCAGTGGAAAGCTCTTACCAAAGAGCTGCAAATCTCATTATCTTCTGAGACTTAGGAGCCAGGACAGTAACCTTCACATAACAAATCGCCGTGGGTTCAGGTCCATACAACTGAAGTTGCCGGGATGGGTACTGCCGAACTGCACAATGCAGCCGAGAGTTACACTTTTTACAACAGTATAAAAGGCTGCAAAATCAATGGCTATGTCTGAAGACGACTGCTAACCATTACCATTAGTTGCCCAAaagtaaaaaagaaagaaagaaaaaaatcgaTGTGTTTTGGGATATGGAGAGACCCTTCTGAAGGTCTTCGGGCTGAAACTGAAAACATCTGGTAGCTGGTCATCAGCTCAGCAAGCGCTGAAAAGTGGCAAGTAATCTCTTTTTTTGGAGAGGCAGTCTAATGTTTTGAGACGGAATGAAAAGAGGTTGCTGCATAAATGGTGCCGGACTTATCAAAATAAGCGTTGCTGCCGTCCCCACCCCCGTCCTGCGCCACCGTACCGGGAGAGGTGAAGAAGTGCGCCGTGCGCGTGCTGTGGTTGATGCAGACGTTTGCATTGCAGCTAGCTAGCCCATTACTTCCGCATCAGCGCACTGATTTTTCCACCGCTACGCTTGCTGACCTGTGCACATGTGTGGAATTCGCCGCTGCTGACTGCTGACCCGTTCGACCGGATTCAACAATGAACACTGGACTTGCTGTTCGACTCGGCGTGCGAATCCAGCACGAGGCAAGAAAGTTTGAACACTCCGGCTCATCGTTTGATCCCAGCCTCTACTCTCCAAAAGTGAGGCTGCCGTCGCCGGCCACTGCCGAGAACCAGAAAACACTTTTCTGCCTGCGATTGCCGGGAAGGCATCACTCACAGAAGACCAATGATGAGTAAGAGGGAAATTATTGGCAAATCACACAATCATTATCGCCCGAGACTTGGATCAGCAACCTCCACAAATGCTAACAACCAATCGGTAGTCGTTCGGGTTTCAGAGTTCAGACAATGAAGTTGCAGGGAAGGGGCCTCCATGGTGGCTGCAACAGCAACAGCCAACAGTAGCCCAGTTGCCCACTGCAGCTGGGAGTTGCTCTCCACTTTCCCTAAGGCTGCAAGCCTTCATCGTTGATGGTTATGTCTGAAGAAGACTGTTAACAGTTAGTTACTCAATAGCAGAAAATTCAATGTGTTCTACAATATGGGCAGTCCCTTTCGAAGGCTAGTTTTCAGTACTGAGAGCCTAAAAAAAATCTCCCTCTCACAAAGAAACAATACATGCATAAACGATGCCTGATTTATCTTATATATATGGGCGATTAACAGGACAGGATTAGATGCAGAATGCTAGTTCCTAGCTCCTAGCAACATTCAGAAGAGATGCTGTGTAACCAGAACTGCAATATTGCTGGTACTATGAAAGCAAAACGCATGGAGTCAACAACTTAAAAAAATGGTCTTCTCAAGGGAGTACGGCGAGTTTTTTATCTACGCGGAATTCAGAATCAGCTGACACTAGGTTTGTTGCATTAGGATAAGTTTCAGTGGACTGAAAACAATCCATATTCATCCATCGTGCTGAAGCTGAACCGTAGTCTCAAGGTAGCGCAAAATCCACATATCGTGTTcagctggctggtgctga
This window of the Panicum virgatum strain AP13 chromosome 1K, P.virgatum_v5, whole genome shotgun sequence genome carries:
- the LOC120670919 gene encoding protein CYPRO4-like, whose translation is MGGSHSREDLDLSDSDSEDAESRASDNSSDYGTPPPASASSKAASGAGAATPASIDAIDRHLRSLHLKYNEPISPNPSPGLAPTANPAALNAVKLYLHIGGSSPSAKWIVSDRLAAASFVRAGDDEDDDAPASGPWCLVVGSKIRARVGPELQLKTFPAQRRVDFVADGVWALKFLHADGFGDFCAKYHSCLFENSYGVAATDEGRAKVFGKDFAAWARPEDGDESIWEDATDGFSPGPKRSPMPPRTPAMKPLMEDLREFEEPVEEGSGIQSLALGALDNSFLVGDSGIQVVRNFEHGIHGKGMSVKFSGGSTNFSTPKKALLMRAETNMLLMSPATDGKPHAKGVHQLDIETGKVVSEWKFEKDGADINMRDITNDSKGAQMDPSESTFLGLDDNRLCRWDMRDRRGIVQNLATATESPVLQWTQGHQFSRGTNFQCFASTGDGSIVVGSLDGKIRLYSKSSMRMAKTAFPGLGSPITHLDVTYDGKWILGTTDTYLILICTIFIDKDGKEKTGFSGRMGHRIAAPRLLKLNPLDSHLAGANNRFREGRFSWVTENGKQERHLVATVGKYSVVWNFLQVKNSQHECYQYQEGLKSCYCYKVILKDESIVASRFMHDKYAISDSPEAPLVVATPMKVSSFSISSRH
- the LOC120670842 gene encoding protein transport protein Sec61 subunit gamma; translated protein: MDAVDSVVDPLREFAKDSIRLVKRCHKPDRKEFTKVAARTAIGFVVMGFVGFFVKLIFIPINNIIVGSG